A window of Pseudomonas monteilii contains these coding sequences:
- a CDS encoding methyltransferase: MSVTPSASSTPDARDRFLAMLAAALDGQHLSKLVLARHVGADESLQRIIAKPVRIKEQDCLSLVYRHQTRDITRNLPTAQALEAIAELLPGSFRNAHLFSDDGETQLTFSKKGKPMLQQHGAPVAREQASTGHDREKKRYLDLARPFLRDLGVTDAQGALIPSMSRKWKQINKFIEVFDHALANAPLAADQALKVADFGSGKGYLTFAIHDYLCDHLGRPAQVTGVELRQDLVTLCNGAAARLDHPGLDFQCGDVRSVVPAAIDVMIALHACDVATDYAIHTGIRCGASIIMCSPCCHKQIRPQLHSPDVLQPMLQYGLHLGQQAEMLTDGLRALYLEACGYETKVFEFISLEHTNKNKMILAVKRAQPGDNAAQLARIEDLKRFYGVQEHCLETLLRADGWLAGMATAAR, encoded by the coding sequence ACCTGAGCAAGCTGGTCCTGGCGCGCCATGTCGGTGCCGACGAGAGCCTGCAGCGCATCATCGCCAAGCCGGTGCGGATCAAGGAGCAGGACTGCCTGTCGCTGGTCTATCGTCACCAGACCCGCGATATTACCCGCAACCTGCCGACGGCGCAGGCGCTCGAGGCCATTGCCGAGCTGCTGCCCGGCAGCTTTCGCAATGCGCACCTGTTCAGCGACGACGGTGAAACCCAGCTGACCTTCAGCAAGAAAGGCAAGCCGATGCTCCAGCAGCATGGCGCGCCCGTGGCCCGGGAGCAGGCCTCCACCGGTCATGACCGGGAGAAGAAACGCTACCTGGACCTGGCGCGCCCGTTCCTGCGCGACCTGGGCGTGACCGATGCGCAAGGGGCGTTGATCCCGTCGATGTCGCGCAAGTGGAAGCAGATCAACAAGTTCATCGAAGTCTTCGACCATGCCCTGGCCAACGCCCCGCTGGCGGCCGACCAGGCGCTGAAGGTCGCCGATTTCGGCTCCGGCAAGGGGTACCTGACGTTCGCCATCCACGACTACCTGTGCGACCACTTGGGCCGCCCGGCCCAGGTCACCGGCGTGGAACTGCGCCAGGACCTGGTGACGCTGTGCAATGGCGCTGCCGCGCGCCTGGATCATCCGGGCCTGGATTTCCAATGCGGTGACGTGCGCAGCGTGGTGCCTGCGGCGATCGACGTGATGATCGCCCTGCATGCCTGCGACGTGGCCACCGATTACGCGATCCACACCGGCATCCGCTGTGGTGCGTCGATCATCATGTGCTCGCCGTGCTGCCACAAGCAGATCCGCCCGCAACTGCACAGCCCCGATGTGCTGCAGCCGATGCTGCAGTACGGGCTGCACCTGGGGCAGCAGGCCGAGATGCTCACCGATGGCTTGCGCGCGCTGTACCTCGAGGCCTGTGGCTACGAGACCAAGGTCTTCGAGTTCATTTCGCTGGAGCACACCAACAAGAACAAGATGATCCTGGCGGTCAAGCGCGCCCAGCCGGGCGACAACGCGGCGCAGCTGGCACGGATCGAGGACCTCAAGCGCTTCTATGGCGTGCAGGAGCACTGCCTGGAAACCTTGCTGCGCGCCGATGGCTGGCTCGCCGGGATGGCCACGGCGGCACGCTGA
- a CDS encoding protein involved in RimO-mediated beta-methylthiolation of ribosomal protein S12 YcaO, whose translation MEIKVNFLDNLRLEAKFDDFTVVADQPIRYKGDGSAPGPFDYFLASSALCAAYFVKLYCQSRDIPTDNIRLSQNNIVDPENRYQQIFKIQVELPADLSDKDRQGILRSIDRCTVKKVVQTGPEFVIEAVDDLDADAQALLMPALDAAGRTEVLGKDLPLEQTIANLSALIADLGMKIEVASWRNIVPNVWSLHIRDAQSPMCFTNGKGASKEAALASALGEFIERLNCNFFYNDQFWGEDIANAAFVHYPNERWFKPGRRDALPKEILDAHCLAIYNPDGELRGSHLYDTNSGNTERGICALPFVRQSDGETVYFPSNLIENLYLSNGMSAGNTLVEAQVQCLSEIFERAVKREILEGELALPDVPEQVLAKYPSILAGIRGLEEQGFPVLVKDASLGGEFPVMCVTLMNPRTGGVFASFGAHPCLEVALERSLTELLQGRSFEGLNDLPRPTFESQALTEPNNFVEHFIDSSGVVSWRFFSAKADFDFVEWDFSEQGQASTADQAAALFGILEALDKEVYMAVYDDLGAAACRILVPGYSEIYPVDDLIWDNTNKALAFRSDILDLHRLDDERLQALLERLEDCEVDDYTDIATLIGVEFDDNTVWGQLTILELKLLIHLALQQFEEALDLVGAFLQYNDNTLDRGLFYQAMSAVLEVVLDDELEMADFEGNFRRLFGDARMDAVLGSVDGSVRFHGLTPTNSKLEGLDRHLRLIDSYKKLHAARARAAGLGD comes from the coding sequence ATGGAAATCAAAGTCAACTTTCTCGACAACCTGCGACTTGAAGCCAAGTTCGACGATTTCACGGTGGTGGCCGACCAGCCGATTCGCTACAAGGGCGACGGCTCCGCGCCGGGCCCGTTCGACTATTTCCTGGCCTCCTCGGCCCTGTGCGCAGCGTATTTCGTCAAGCTGTACTGCCAGAGCCGCGACATCCCGACCGACAACATCCGCCTGTCGCAGAACAACATCGTCGACCCCGAGAACCGCTATCAGCAGATCTTCAAGATCCAGGTCGAGCTGCCGGCCGACCTGTCGGACAAGGACCGTCAGGGCATCCTGCGCTCCATCGACCGCTGCACGGTGAAGAAAGTGGTGCAGACCGGCCCCGAGTTCGTCATCGAGGCGGTCGACGACCTCGACGCCGATGCCCAGGCGTTGCTGATGCCGGCCCTCGATGCAGCGGGTCGCACCGAAGTGCTGGGCAAGGACCTGCCGCTGGAACAGACCATCGCCAACCTGTCCGCCCTGATCGCCGACCTGGGGATGAAGATCGAGGTCGCCTCCTGGCGCAACATCGTGCCCAACGTGTGGTCGCTGCACATCCGCGATGCGCAGTCGCCGATGTGCTTCACCAACGGCAAAGGCGCCAGCAAGGAAGCCGCACTGGCGTCGGCACTGGGCGAGTTCATCGAACGGCTGAACTGCAACTTCTTCTACAACGACCAGTTCTGGGGCGAGGACATCGCCAACGCCGCCTTCGTGCACTACCCCAACGAGCGCTGGTTCAAGCCGGGTCGCCGCGACGCCCTGCCCAAGGAAATTCTCGACGCCCACTGCCTGGCGATCTACAACCCTGACGGCGAACTGCGCGGCTCGCACCTGTACGACACCAACTCCGGCAACACCGAGCGTGGCATCTGCGCGCTGCCCTTCGTGCGGCAGTCCGATGGCGAGACGGTGTACTTCCCGTCCAACCTGATCGAGAACCTGTACCTGAGCAATGGCATGAGCGCCGGCAACACGCTGGTCGAAGCCCAGGTGCAGTGCCTGTCGGAAATCTTCGAGCGTGCGGTCAAGCGCGAGATCCTCGAGGGCGAGCTGGCCCTGCCCGACGTGCCCGAGCAGGTGCTGGCCAAGTACCCGTCGATCCTGGCCGGCATTCGGGGTCTCGAAGAGCAGGGCTTCCCCGTGCTGGTCAAGGACGCCTCGCTCGGGGGTGAATTCCCGGTCATGTGCGTCACCCTGATGAACCCACGCACGGGCGGCGTGTTCGCCTCGTTTGGCGCACACCCGTGCCTGGAAGTGGCACTGGAGCGCAGCCTCACCGAACTGCTGCAAGGCCGCAGCTTCGAAGGCCTGAACGACTTGCCGCGCCCGACCTTCGAGAGCCAGGCGCTGACCGAGCCGAACAACTTCGTCGAGCACTTCATCGATTCCAGCGGTGTAGTGTCCTGGCGCTTCTTCAGCGCCAAGGCCGACTTCGACTTCGTCGAGTGGGACTTCTCCGAGCAGGGCCAGGCGTCCACCGCCGACCAGGCCGCCGCGCTGTTCGGCATCCTCGAAGCGCTCGACAAGGAAGTCTACATGGCGGTGTACGACGACCTGGGCGCTGCGGCCTGCCGCATCCTGGTGCCGGGCTATTCGGAGATCTACCCGGTCGATGACCTGATCTGGGACAACACCAACAAGGCGCTGGCCTTCCGCAGCGACATCCTCGACCTGCACCGTCTGGATGACGAGCGCCTGCAGGCGCTGCTCGAACGCCTGGAAGACTGCGAGGTGGACGACTACACCGACATCGCCACGCTGATCGGTGTGGAGTTCGACGACAACACGGTCTGGGGACAGCTGACGATCCTCGAGCTCAAGCTGCTGATCCACCTGGCGCTGCAGCAGTTCGAGGAGGCGCTGGACCTGGTCGGTGCCTTCCTGCAGTACAACGACAACACGCTCGACCGCGGCCTGTTCTACCAGGCCATGAGCGCCGTGCTGGAAGTGGTGCTGGACGACGAGCTGGAGATGGCCGATTTCGAGGGCAATTTCCGTCGTCTGTTCGGTGATGCGCGCATGGACGCGGTGTTGGGATCGGTCGACGGCAGCGTGCGCTTCCACGGCCTGACGCCGACCAACTCGAAGCTCGAAGGGCTGGACCGTCACCTGCGCCTGATCGACAGCTACAAGAAGCTGCACGCGGCCCGTGCCCGTGCCGCCGGCCTGGGCGACTGA
- a CDS encoding oxidoreductase yields the protein MSLFGTILEKLGLRKHDQGTVSGNDAPTSSGGAASSDASASTTPGATASTSTPAPASLSQVDVAAKLDDLAAQHSEKLNWKTSIVDLLKLLNIDSSLTNRKELAKELNYTGSTDDSAAMNVWLHKAVLKKLSENGGQVPADLLD from the coding sequence ATGAGTCTCTTCGGCACGATCCTCGAAAAACTGGGCCTGCGCAAACATGATCAGGGCACCGTCTCCGGCAACGATGCTCCCACCTCCAGTGGCGGTGCCGCTTCGTCTGACGCCTCGGCCTCGACCACACCAGGTGCGACCGCCTCGACCTCGACGCCCGCACCGGCTTCGCTGTCGCAGGTAGACGTCGCGGCCAAGCTCGACGACCTGGCAGCGCAGCACAGCGAGAAACTGAACTGGAAAACCTCGATCGTCGACCTGCTCAAGCTGCTGAACATCGACAGCAGCCTGACCAACCGCAAAGAGCTGGCCAAGGAACTGAACTACACCGGTTCGACCGACGACTCGGCGGCCATGAATGTGTGGCTGCACAAGGCTGTCCTGAAAAAACTGTCGGAAAACGGCGGTCAGGTGCCTGCCGACCTGCTCGACTGA
- a CDS encoding Fe-S oxidoreductase, with amino-acid sequence MGKDSENPCTSNCKIRDGVCTGCGRLKDEIREWKRLKKGERAEVVRQAKARLKALKKKK; translated from the coding sequence TTGGGCAAAGACAGCGAGAACCCCTGCACCTCGAACTGCAAGATCCGCGACGGCGTGTGCACCGGGTGCGGGCGGTTGAAGGACGAGATCCGTGAATGGAAACGCCTGAAGAAAGGCGAGCGCGCCGAGGTGGTCAGGCAGGCCAAGGCCCGCTTGAAGGCGTTGAAGAAAAAGAAGTGA
- a CDS encoding transposase — translation MAMPSSEHSTIIGVDVAKAELVIYEDSSGQLSTIANNKTAIKQWIKALHGKVSIAIEATNVYHLLFTDMVHEAGHTLYLMDGYALSHYRKGIGSRAKTDPIDARVLARYLKNEGVNLSPWIPPSTLYRDLVSLFRRRAMLVQTRTALRLSWEGEPLLKSLLKSQLTSMKRLEDLIENMIKKLLDQAGLMPLVKQCMKVEGIGFLTAARLVATYQRGEFKSADAFIAFLGMDLRVAQSGKKKERSTLTKRGDPEVRRLLHNAAMSAGRTAAWKTFYEDKQSRGFKKTQVLVMLARKLARVVFALIRSGEEYRPKTA, via the coding sequence ATGGCAATGCCATCATCCGAACACAGCACGATCATAGGCGTCGACGTTGCTAAGGCTGAACTCGTCATTTACGAAGACAGCTCCGGACAGTTGAGCACTATTGCCAACAACAAGACGGCCATCAAGCAATGGATCAAGGCATTACACGGAAAGGTCTCGATTGCAATCGAAGCCACCAATGTCTATCACCTGCTGTTTACCGATATGGTCCATGAAGCAGGACATACCCTTTACTTGATGGATGGTTATGCCCTGAGTCACTACCGAAAAGGTATTGGTTCACGCGCCAAGACCGACCCGATCGATGCAAGGGTACTGGCCCGGTACCTCAAGAACGAAGGCGTCAACCTTAGCCCCTGGATCCCACCTTCGACGCTCTATCGCGACCTTGTCAGCCTGTTTCGCAGGCGCGCGATGCTCGTCCAGACGCGTACAGCGCTGAGACTGAGCTGGGAGGGTGAGCCGCTGCTCAAGAGCCTTTTGAAGTCCCAGCTCACCTCGATGAAGCGCCTTGAAGACCTCATTGAAAACATGATCAAGAAGCTGCTCGACCAGGCAGGACTGATGCCGTTAGTAAAGCAGTGTATGAAAGTTGAAGGTATTGGTTTTCTTACCGCTGCGCGTTTGGTCGCCACCTACCAGCGAGGCGAGTTCAAGAGTGCCGATGCCTTTATCGCCTTTCTAGGAATGGACCTGCGAGTGGCTCAGTCGGGCAAGAAAAAAGAACGCTCGACGTTGACCAAACGAGGCGATCCAGAGGTCCGTCGTTTGCTGCACAACGCGGCGATGTCAGCAGGCAGGACAGCTGCTTGGAAAACGTTTTACGAAGACAAGCAGAGCCGCGGTTTTAAAAAGACTCAAGTCCTGGTCATGCTGGCCCGCAAGCTGGCTCGAGTGGTCTTTGCCCTGATCAGAAGCGGAGAGGAATATCGTCCCAAAACCGCTTAA
- a CDS encoding TonB-dependent receptor: MLAGVCSHPQSLMAATEVVLPNIQVESNSEADGGLSEGYQGRTASSTTRLGLSKQETPQAVTTVTREQIDDFRINDVRQALRAAPSVTVEQIETDRTIFTSRGFTIDTFEYDGMGMPFAATTLIGAQDLAEYEQIDVLHGANGLMSGTGNPSATVNFVRKRPTLTPQASIGVSAGAWDNRRIAADVSGPLTDSGNVRGRFIYAHDKGNSYLDRYGHELNVAAGLLAFDLSDADTLTVGFSQHNSDANGSSWGNLPLVDASGRALHYSSRSTSVGQPWTYWNLHTQRAFAELTHAFGNGWNGKLTVTGVSQKQDTNMFYLYNVVGDAATSYASDTTSDEHQLIGEAQLSGPFTLLGRDHELTLGANYGRTHHTERGYNVSEDGYFDSSFSEALAGRILRPSLAYTSEANTQNFTDRQKSLYAGARFSVIDDLHWILGARMLSADGEGDSYGSSHYTREHGKVTPYTGLVYDLTPQWAVYGSWTQIFSPQYDAALDGGLLDPLEGTSAEVGIKGSLMDQRLDLSAALFKTRQENVAANPVYEGNRYLYEGVDYKSHGIELEASGELLPGLNVLAGYTYVRIEDPEGDKARQFVPSHSVRSLLTYRLPTLPQVKVGGRLSWQSAVRSDTYHEARQEAYALLDLMTTYDIDAHWSTSLNLNNVTDRKYLQSLQTGSSSNYGAPRNLTASVTWTY; this comes from the coding sequence CTGCTTGCCGGTGTCTGTAGCCACCCCCAGTCCCTCATGGCCGCCACCGAAGTGGTCCTGCCCAACATTCAGGTCGAAAGCAACAGTGAAGCCGACGGCGGCTTGAGCGAGGGCTATCAGGGCCGGACCGCCAGCAGCACCACGCGCCTGGGGCTGTCCAAGCAGGAAACGCCGCAGGCGGTGACCACCGTAACGCGTGAGCAGATCGATGACTTTCGCATCAACGACGTCAGGCAGGCCCTGCGTGCCGCGCCATCGGTCACGGTCGAGCAGATCGAGACCGATCGCACGATCTTCACCTCGCGCGGCTTCACCATCGACACGTTCGAGTACGACGGCATGGGCATGCCGTTCGCAGCGACGACCCTGATCGGCGCGCAGGACCTGGCCGAATACGAGCAGATCGACGTGCTGCACGGCGCCAATGGCTTGATGAGCGGCACGGGCAATCCGTCGGCCACGGTCAACTTCGTGCGCAAGCGCCCTACCCTCACGCCCCAGGCCTCGATCGGCGTCAGCGCCGGTGCCTGGGACAACCGGCGCATCGCCGCCGACGTGTCCGGCCCGCTCACCGACAGCGGGAACGTGCGTGGGCGCTTCATTTATGCCCATGACAAAGGCAATTCCTACCTGGATCGCTATGGCCACGAGCTGAACGTGGCCGCCGGGCTGCTGGCGTTCGACCTTTCCGACGCCGATACCCTGACCGTGGGTTTCTCCCAGCACAACAGCGATGCCAATGGCAGCAGTTGGGGCAACCTGCCCCTGGTCGATGCCAGCGGCCGGGCCCTTCACTACAGCAGCCGCAGCACCAGCGTGGGCCAGCCCTGGACCTACTGGAACCTACACACGCAACGGGCGTTCGCCGAGCTGACCCACGCGTTCGGCAACGGCTGGAACGGCAAACTGACGGTGACCGGTGTCTCGCAGAAGCAGGACACCAACATGTTCTACCTGTACAACGTGGTCGGCGACGCCGCGACCTCGTACGCCAGCGACACCACCAGCGACGAGCATCAGCTGATCGGCGAAGCGCAGCTCTCCGGGCCGTTCACGCTGCTGGGCCGGGATCACGAGCTGACCCTGGGGGCCAATTACGGGCGTACGCACCACACGGAACGCGGCTACAACGTCAGTGAGGACGGCTATTTCGACTCGTCCTTCTCCGAAGCGCTGGCCGGCCGCATCCTTCGACCCTCCTTGGCCTATACCAGCGAAGCCAATACCCAGAACTTCACCGACCGCCAGAAGAGCCTGTACGCCGGGGCCCGCTTCAGCGTGATCGACGACCTGCATTGGATCCTCGGCGCACGGATGCTCAGCGCCGACGGCGAAGGCGACAGCTACGGCAGCTCGCACTACACCCGCGAGCACGGCAAGGTCACCCCGTACACCGGCCTGGTGTATGACCTGACCCCGCAATGGGCGGTGTATGGCAGCTGGACGCAGATCTTCAGCCCGCAATACGACGCAGCCCTGGACGGTGGGTTGCTCGACCCGCTGGAAGGCACCAGTGCCGAGGTGGGGATCAAGGGTAGCCTCATGGACCAGCGCCTGGACCTGTCCGCCGCGCTGTTCAAGACCCGCCAGGAGAACGTGGCCGCCAACCCGGTGTACGAGGGCAACCGCTACCTGTACGAAGGGGTGGACTACAAGAGCCACGGCATCGAGCTGGAGGCGTCGGGCGAGCTGCTGCCTGGTCTGAACGTGCTGGCCGGCTACACCTACGTACGGATCGAAGACCCTGAGGGCGACAAGGCGCGTCAGTTCGTCCCCAGCCATAGCGTGCGCAGCCTGCTCACCTACCGCCTGCCGACCCTGCCGCAGGTCAAGGTCGGTGGCCGTTTGAGCTGGCAGAGCGCGGTGCGCAGCGACACGTACCATGAAGCGCGCCAGGAGGCCTATGCCTTGCTGGACCTGATGACCACCTACGACATCGACGCGCACTGGAGCACGTCGCTGAACCTCAACAACGTGACCGACCGCAAGTACCTGCAATCGCTGCAGACCGGTAGCAGCTCGAACTACGGGGCGCCGCGCAATCTGACGGCATCGGTGACCTGGACCTACTGA
- a CDS encoding sorbosone dehydrogenase, with protein sequence MKPTYALTALSMALLLSGCGDTNPDATQARGPDPKLPEQQRGLLPSMKIAEPSAWGDRTPTVPEGYAITAIAKDLKIPRQTLVLPNGDILVAEGRGGNAAKLKPKDVIAGYIKAKGNTQVKGGNRLTLLRDADGDGRYEVQTVFAENLNAPYGLALANGKLYVANQDALVTFDYTEGQTQASGAPVTLTELPSQINHHWTKSLAVSDDGRFLYVGIGSNSNITERGMEAEVDRAVVWQIDAQTGAHKPYVTGIRNPTALTIQPGTGQVWAVVNERDELGPDLVPDYLSSLKEGAFYGWPYSYWGQNVDPRAQPQDPAKVAAAIKPDYSLGSHVAALGVDFSLPAMGERFADGVFVGEHGSWNRSDPVGYKVIFVPFRDGKPAGEPVDFATGFRDDDGKTRGRPVGVTVDPKGALIIADDLANTVWRVTRTP encoded by the coding sequence ATGAAACCGACCTATGCATTGACGGCCCTGAGCATGGCCCTGCTGCTGAGCGGCTGTGGCGACACCAACCCTGACGCGACCCAGGCCCGCGGGCCGGACCCGAAGCTGCCCGAGCAACAGCGCGGCCTGCTGCCGAGCATGAAGATCGCCGAGCCGAGCGCCTGGGGCGACCGTACCCCCACGGTGCCGGAGGGCTACGCGATCACGGCGATCGCCAAGGACCTGAAGATTCCGCGCCAGACCCTGGTGCTGCCCAATGGCGACATCCTGGTCGCCGAAGGCCGCGGTGGCAATGCCGCCAAGCTCAAGCCCAAGGACGTGATCGCCGGTTACATCAAGGCCAAGGGCAATACCCAGGTCAAGGGCGGCAACCGCCTGACCTTGCTGCGTGACGCCGATGGCGACGGGCGCTACGAGGTGCAGACGGTGTTCGCCGAGAACCTCAATGCGCCGTATGGCCTGGCCCTGGCCAACGGCAAGCTGTACGTCGCCAACCAGGACGCCCTGGTGACCTTCGACTACACCGAGGGGCAGACCCAGGCCAGTGGTGCCCCGGTCACGCTCACCGAGCTGCCGTCGCAGATCAACCACCACTGGACCAAGTCCCTGGCGGTCAGCGACGACGGCCGCTTCCTCTACGTGGGCATCGGCTCGAACAGCAACATCACCGAGCGTGGCATGGAGGCCGAGGTGGACCGCGCCGTGGTCTGGCAGATCGATGCCCAGACCGGTGCGCACAAACCCTACGTGACCGGCATCCGCAACCCCACGGCCCTGACCATCCAGCCTGGTACCGGGCAAGTGTGGGCGGTGGTCAACGAGCGTGACGAACTGGGGCCGGACCTGGTGCCGGACTACCTCAGCTCGCTGAAGGAAGGCGCCTTCTATGGCTGGCCCTACAGCTACTGGGGCCAGAACGTCGACCCGCGCGCCCAGCCGCAGGATCCGGCCAAGGTCGCCGCCGCCATCAAGCCGGACTACAGCCTGGGTTCGCACGTGGCCGCGCTGGGCGTGGACTTCTCGCTGCCGGCCATGGGTGAGCGCTTCGCCGATGGCGTGTTCGTCGGCGAGCATGGCAGCTGGAACCGCTCCGATCCGGTGGGCTACAAGGTCATCTTCGTGCCGTTCCGCGATGGCAAGCCAGCCGGTGAACCGGTCGACTTCGCCACGGGCTTCCGTGACGACGACGGCAAGACCCGTGGCCGTCCGGTGGGCGTGACGGTGGACCCGAAAGGCGCGCTGATCATCGCCGACGACCTGGCCAACACGGTCTGGCGGGTGACGCGTACGCCATGA
- a CDS encoding kinase, translated as MKTPKRIEPLIEDGLVDEVVRPLMSGKEAAVYVVRCGQALRCAKVYKEANKRSFRQAAEYQEGRKVRNSRQARAMAKGSKYGRKEAEDAWQNAEVAALFRLASAGVRVPKPYDFLDGVLLMELVTDADGDAAPRLNDVVLEPEQAREYHQFVIRQVVLMLCAGLVHGDLSEFNVLLGPDGPVIIDLPQAVDAAGNNHAFSMLERDVENMSGYFGRFDPSIKQTRYAREIWSLYQAGQLTPESPLTGLYEDDTHEADVGGVLREIEAARFEDARRRAGRAEAEQGPTREQEPPPPPWLQ; from the coding sequence ATGAAGACACCAAAACGGATTGAGCCGCTGATCGAAGATGGTCTGGTCGACGAAGTCGTCCGGCCTTTGATGAGTGGCAAGGAAGCAGCGGTCTACGTCGTCCGCTGTGGTCAGGCCCTGCGCTGCGCCAAGGTCTACAAGGAAGCCAACAAGCGGAGTTTCCGCCAGGCGGCCGAGTACCAGGAAGGGCGCAAGGTCCGCAACAGTCGCCAGGCCCGGGCCATGGCGAAAGGGTCCAAGTATGGGCGCAAGGAGGCCGAAGACGCCTGGCAGAACGCCGAAGTGGCCGCGCTGTTCCGCCTGGCCAGCGCCGGTGTACGCGTGCCCAAGCCCTACGACTTCCTGGACGGTGTGCTGCTCATGGAGCTGGTTACCGACGCCGACGGCGATGCGGCGCCACGGCTCAACGATGTGGTGCTGGAGCCGGAGCAGGCCCGCGAGTACCACCAGTTCGTCATCCGCCAGGTGGTGCTGATGCTGTGCGCGGGCCTGGTGCATGGCGACCTGTCCGAATTCAACGTGCTGCTCGGCCCCGACGGGCCGGTGATCATCGACCTGCCGCAGGCCGTGGATGCGGCGGGCAACAACCATGCCTTCAGCATGCTGGAGCGTGATGTCGAGAACATGAGCGGTTATTTCGGCCGCTTCGACCCGTCGATCAAGCAGACGCGCTACGCGCGCGAGATCTGGTCGTTGTACCAGGCCGGCCAGCTCACCCCGGAGTCACCCTTGACGGGGCTGTACGAAGACGACACCCACGAGGCGGATGTCGGGGGCGTGCTGCGGGAAATCGAGGCGGCCCGCTTCGAGGATGCCCGCCGCCGCGCAGGTCGGGCGGAAGCGGAGCAAGGCCCGACCCGGGAGCAGGAGCCGCCACCGCCGCCCTGGTTGCAGTAA
- a CDS encoding ArsR family transcriptional regulator, with product MRSYKHPHPDDFVLERVLYALSDPVRLDIVRCLAQVDEASCGELDGGRPKSSMSHHFRVLRDAGLVQTRNVGTTHMNSLRAEAMQARFPGLLASVLAQQ from the coding sequence ATGCGATCCTACAAACACCCCCACCCTGACGACTTCGTGCTCGAGCGTGTTCTCTACGCCCTGAGCGATCCCGTTCGCCTGGACATCGTGCGCTGCCTGGCCCAAGTGGACGAAGCCAGCTGCGGCGAGCTGGACGGCGGTCGTCCGAAGTCGAGCATGTCCCACCATTTCCGGGTGCTGCGCGACGCCGGGCTGGTGCAGACCCGCAACGTGGGGACCACCCATATGAACTCGCTGCGGGCCGAGGCCATGCAGGCGCGGTTTCCGGGGTTGCTGGCGTCGGTGCTGGCGCAGCAGTGA
- a CDS encoding NADH:flavin oxidoreductase, which translates to MSALFQPYTLKDVTLRNRIAIPPMCQYSADDGLINDWHHVHLAGLARGGAGLLVVEATAVAPEGRITPGCAGIWTDEQADAFVPVVKAIKAAGCVPGIQIAHAGRKASANRPWEGDDHIAEDDPRGWQTIAPSAIAFGEHLPKVPRAMTLEDIARVQQNFVDAARRARDAGFEWIELHFAHGYLGQSFFSEHSNQRTDAYGGSFDNRSRFLLETLAAVREVWPEHLPLTARFGVIEYDGRDEQTLTESIELARRFKAGGLDLLSVSVGFTIPDTNIPWGPAFMGPIAERVRREADLPVTSAWGFGTPQLAHQAVEAGQLDLVSVGRAHLADPHWTYFAAKELGVDKASWTLPAPYAHWLERYR; encoded by the coding sequence ATGTCTGCATTGTTTCAACCCTATACCCTCAAGGACGTCACGCTGCGCAACCGCATCGCCATCCCGCCGATGTGTCAGTACTCGGCCGATGACGGCCTGATCAACGATTGGCACCACGTGCACCTGGCCGGGCTGGCCCGCGGCGGCGCTGGGCTGCTGGTGGTCGAAGCCACGGCCGTGGCGCCGGAAGGTCGCATCACCCCCGGTTGCGCAGGCATCTGGACCGACGAACAGGCCGATGCGTTCGTTCCCGTGGTCAAGGCCATCAAGGCCGCTGGCTGCGTGCCCGGCATCCAGATCGCCCACGCCGGCCGCAAGGCCAGCGCCAACCGTCCCTGGGAAGGCGATGACCACATCGCCGAGGACGATCCACGGGGCTGGCAGACCATCGCCCCCTCGGCCATCGCCTTCGGCGAGCACCTGCCGAAGGTGCCGCGCGCCATGACCCTGGAGGACATCGCCCGCGTCCAGCAGAACTTCGTCGATGCCGCCCGCCGCGCCCGTGACGCCGGTTTCGAGTGGATCGAGCTGCACTTCGCCCATGGCTACCTGGGCCAGAGCTTCTTCTCCGAACACTCCAACCAGCGTACCGACGCCTACGGCGGCAGCTTCGACAACCGCAGCCGCTTCCTGCTCGAGACCCTGGCGGCCGTACGCGAGGTCTGGCCAGAGCACCTGCCCCTGACCGCTCGCTTTGGCGTGATCGAGTATGACGGTCGCGACGAGCAGACCCTGACCGAGTCCATCGAGCTGGCGCGCCGCTTCAAGGCCGGTGGCCTGGACCTGCTGAGCGTCAGCGTAGGCTTCACCATCCCCGACACCAACATTCCGTGGGGTCCGGCCTTCATGGGGCCGATCGCCGAGCGTGTACGTCGCGAGGCGGACCTGCCGGTGACCTCGGCCTGGGGCTTCGGTACGCCGCAACTGGCTCATCAAGCCGTCGAAGCGGGTCAGCTGGACCTGGTCTCGGTCGGTCGCGCGCACCTGGCCGATCCGCACTGGACCTATTTCGCCGCCAAGGAGCTGGGCGTCGACAAGGCGTCGTGGACGCTGCCAGCCCCCTATGCACACTGGCTCGAACGCTACCGCTGA